From Candidatus Hadarchaeales archaeon, one genomic window encodes:
- a CDS encoding MBL fold metallo-hydrolase → MEEVLPGLYRVEVPLPRNPLRAVNSYVVRGGERNLIVDTGMNREECASVLLSEIRKLGIDLRKTDFFITHLHADHLGLVSSLFSEGSRVYFNRLEAGLLTSWEGIGEVILLSGIPETELYRMLETHPGRLYGPTTLPPFTFLEEGSEIEVGDFLFRCLATPGHTRGHLCLYEPQRKLLLSGDHVLQDITPNLTPLSGQENPLEDYLRSLERTASLEVDLVLPGHREPFEDLRGRVEELRLHHYLRAEEVLSLLERGRKTAYELASGMTWDLPGSWENFPPIQKWFATGEALAHLRYLEGKGKVRRVEEGERIEWELL, encoded by the coding sequence GTGGAAGAAGTCCTGCCTGGTCTCTACAGAGTGGAGGTGCCCCTCCCACGCAACCCCCTGAGGGCCGTGAATTCCTATGTGGTGAGGGGAGGGGAGAGAAACCTTATCGTGGATACGGGCATGAATAGGGAAGAATGCGCTTCCGTTCTGCTGAGTGAAATAAGGAAGCTGGGGATAGACCTGCGCAAAACAGACTTCTTCATCACCCACCTCCATGCCGATCATCTGGGTCTGGTTTCCTCCCTCTTTTCCGAAGGCTCCAGGGTATACTTTAATCGTCTCGAGGCTGGACTCCTCACCTCTTGGGAGGGAATAGGTGAAGTGATCCTTCTGAGTGGGATTCCAGAGACGGAGCTCTACCGCATGCTGGAAACCCATCCAGGCCGCCTGTACGGTCCCACCACCCTCCCACCTTTCACCTTCTTGGAGGAGGGTAGCGAAATAGAGGTGGGGGATTTCCTCTTTCGCTGTTTGGCAACTCCGGGGCATACGAGGGGGCATCTCTGTCTTTACGAACCCCAGCGCAAGCTCCTCCTCTCGGGAGACCACGTGCTTCAGGACATCACTCCCAACCTCACACCTCTCTCCGGGCAGGAGAATCCGCTGGAGGATTACCTCAGGAGTCTGGAGAGAACGGCTTCCCTTGAGGTCGATCTGGTCCTTCCCGGACATCGAGAGCCCTTCGAGGATCTCCGTGGTAGGGTGGAAGAGCTCAGACTCCACCATTACCTGAGGGCGGAGGAGGTCCTCTCCCTGCTCGAGAGGGGAAGGAAGACGGCGTACGAGCTGGCTTCGGGCATGACCTGGGACCTCCCGGGTTCTTGGGAGAACTTCCCACCCATTCAGAAATGGTTTGCAACAGGAGAGGCCTTGGCCCACCTGAGGTACCTGGAGGGGAAGGGAAAGGTTAGGAGGGTGGAGGAAGGAGAAAGAATCGAGTGGGAGCTCCTTTGA
- the glmS gene encoding glutamine--fructose-6-phosphate transaminase (isomerizing), with amino-acid sequence MCGIIGYVGTRKAAPLLLEGLRRLEYRGYDSAGIATLEGKLWVKKDAGKLEEIERRLGLSSLPGRVGIGHVRWATHGSPTRRNAHPHLDDSGEVAVVHNGIIENYLELRKVLERKGHRFVSETDTEVIPHLISHFLRKGEGLERSVERAVGELKGSLAMAVLYVGEPEKLIGVRRNSPLLVGKGEGESFLASDIPALLPFTRKVVPLQEEEMVVLTSYSFSLRHLPSRKTIERKPMTVKWTAEMAEKGGYPHFTLKEIFEQPWAVGETLRGAGEEVGKLSRFLLRAERLYFVGCGTSYHAAVVGKYLLAKLAGLPVEAVVASEFSESCGGDGRTAILAISQSGETADVLRAVRTVRAFGGKVACLTNVVGSSVTRESQLSCYIRAGPEVSVVATKTFTSQVAYLLLLSLELGEESGRLGRGEKKELLSDLLGSPKLMESTLRPSMRKTKALAREMLREEHLYLVGRGLGYPIAMEGALKVKEISYQHAEALAGGELKHGTLALLEKGTPVIGVAVPGETKGKLMNNLEEMRARGARIIAVAEEGDGEVEEHADLLLPVSKTGEFLSPLTFILPLQLLAYHLSVGRGLDPDRPRSLAKSVTVE; translated from the coding sequence GTGTGTGGAATCATAGGGTACGTGGGTACGAGGAAGGCCGCCCCCCTTCTCCTGGAGGGGCTGAGAAGGCTGGAATACAGGGGGTATGACTCAGCGGGAATAGCCACTCTGGAAGGAAAGCTTTGGGTGAAGAAGGATGCGGGAAAGCTGGAGGAGATAGAAAGGAGGTTGGGCCTCTCCTCTCTGCCCGGAAGGGTGGGGATAGGGCACGTGAGATGGGCCACACACGGAAGTCCCACGAGGAGGAACGCCCATCCCCACCTCGACGACTCGGGGGAGGTGGCGGTGGTACACAACGGCATCATAGAGAACTACTTGGAGCTGAGGAAGGTGCTGGAGAGGAAGGGACACAGGTTCGTTTCGGAAACGGATACGGAGGTAATCCCCCATCTCATCTCCCACTTCCTCAGGAAGGGTGAGGGACTGGAGAGGAGTGTGGAGAGGGCGGTGGGGGAGTTGAAGGGAAGCCTGGCCATGGCCGTGCTCTACGTGGGGGAACCGGAGAAGCTCATAGGGGTGCGCCGCAATTCCCCCCTCCTGGTGGGGAAGGGGGAGGGGGAGAGCTTTCTGGCCTCGGACATTCCCGCCCTCCTCCCCTTCACCAGGAAGGTGGTACCCCTCCAAGAGGAAGAGATGGTCGTCCTCACCTCCTACTCCTTTTCCCTAAGACACCTCCCTTCCCGAAAGACCATCGAGAGGAAGCCCATGACGGTGAAATGGACGGCGGAGATGGCTGAAAAGGGAGGATACCCACACTTCACCCTGAAGGAAATCTTTGAACAACCTTGGGCGGTGGGGGAGACCCTGCGGGGGGCAGGGGAAGAGGTGGGGAAGCTCTCCCGTTTCCTGCTGAGGGCAGAGCGCCTCTATTTCGTGGGGTGCGGAACCTCCTACCATGCCGCGGTGGTGGGGAAATATCTACTCGCCAAGCTGGCTGGTCTGCCCGTGGAAGCCGTGGTAGCTTCCGAATTCTCCGAAAGTTGCGGAGGGGATGGAAGGACGGCCATACTCGCCATCAGCCAATCCGGGGAGACCGCAGACGTGCTCAGGGCGGTGAGGACGGTGAGGGCCTTTGGAGGAAAGGTAGCCTGCCTCACCAACGTGGTGGGAAGTTCGGTGACTAGGGAGAGCCAGCTCTCCTGCTACATCAGGGCGGGACCAGAGGTGAGCGTGGTGGCCACCAAAACCTTCACCTCTCAAGTAGCCTATCTACTCCTCCTCTCGCTGGAGCTGGGGGAGGAGAGCGGGAGACTCGGAAGGGGCGAAAAGAAGGAACTCCTCTCCGATCTCTTGGGCTCCCCCAAGCTCATGGAAAGCACCCTCCGTCCCTCCATGAGGAAAACGAAGGCGCTGGCGAGGGAAATGCTGAGGGAAGAGCATCTCTACCTAGTGGGGAGGGGACTGGGATATCCCATCGCCATGGAGGGCGCCCTCAAGGTCAAGGAGATTTCCTACCAGCACGCAGAGGCGCTGGCAGGGGGGGAGCTGAAGCACGGAACGCTTGCCCTACTCGAGAAGGGAACTCCTGTGATAGGGGTGGCCGTGCCGGGTGAGACCAAGGGGAAACTCATGAACAACCTGGAGGAAATGAGGGCGAGGGGGGCTAGGATAATAGCGGTGGCGGAGGAGGGTGATGGGGAAGTGGAGGAGCATGCGGATCTCCTGCTCCCCGTATCCAAGACGGGAGAGTTCCTCAGCCCCCTCACCTTCATCCTCCCCCTCCAGCTCCTAGCCTACCACCTCTCCGTGGGAAGGGGTCTGGACCCAGACAGGCCCCGTTCCCTGGCCAAGTCCGTGACGGTGGAGTGA
- a CDS encoding mechanosensitive ion channel, translating to MASVTVWGIGLILAIGMLGLNTNLLLLLVGLLGLGMLLAMREVLENVGAKYFTDIYVPFKVGDIIRVGEYSGKVIEINPVATVLLTKDEHLISIPNSSFLKEKMVNLTPHVWKEILIPITISSSLSLPEFESEVLRACNRLRQYLDERFPPILTVRRRNTKYVNLFLTLMVKEPSKKGEIVETLNRTISEIEDKLRKRR from the coding sequence CTGGCCTCCGTCACCGTTTGGGGAATAGGGCTGATCCTCGCCATTGGGATGCTGGGACTCAACACGAACCTGCTTCTCCTGCTGGTGGGCCTGCTGGGATTGGGGATGCTCCTCGCCATGAGGGAGGTTCTAGAGAACGTGGGGGCCAAGTACTTCACCGACATCTACGTTCCCTTCAAGGTGGGAGACATCATCAGGGTGGGGGAGTACTCAGGAAAGGTCATTGAGATAAACCCAGTGGCCACCGTTCTCCTCACGAAGGACGAGCACCTGATCTCCATCCCAAATTCCTCCTTCCTGAAGGAGAAGATGGTCAACCTGACCCCCCATGTCTGGAAGGAGATACTGATACCCATCACCATAAGCTCCTCTCTAAGCCTCCCCGAGTTCGAAAGCGAGGTTCTCAGGGCTTGCAACAGGCTCAGGCAGTACCTAGACGAGCGCTTCCCCCCCATCCTCACGGTGAGGAGGAGAAACACCAAGTACGTGAACCTCTTCCTCACCCTGATGGTGAAGGAGCCCTCCAAGAAGGGAGAAATCGTGGAAACGCTTAACCGCACGATTTCGGAGATAGAGGATAAGCTGAGGAAGAGGAGATAA
- a CDS encoding NAD(P)/FAD-dependent oxidoreductase: MRVETVVIGGGVVGLAVAAELSERSQGVYLLERRERFGQETSTHNSGVIHSGIHYPPGSLKAKLCVRGNSLLYQICERYRLPHRRTGKLTVAVEEEEMGELERLMRWGEENGVEGLRLLEEKEIREMEPRIRAVEALYSPSTGIVDPDSLLEYFRARASQKGAILVTRTEVTGIRKVVDGYELRGISGGEEFEIKASSVVNCAGLSSDRVASLVGLRVDELGYRIHYCKGDYFRFNRPPVRMPVYPVPRGEGLGIHLTPDLGGTVRAGPNAYYVSQPEYGVTSEELEFRKEIGRFLPSIQEYQLIPEFSGVRPKLHGPGEGFRDFVIRHEADRGFFGFINLVGIESPGLTAAPAIAELVGEIYEEEIKG, from the coding sequence ATGAGGGTGGAGACGGTGGTGATAGGAGGGGGGGTAGTGGGCCTGGCAGTGGCCGCAGAACTATCCGAGAGGAGCCAGGGGGTATATCTGCTGGAGAGAAGGGAAAGGTTCGGGCAGGAAACGAGCACCCACAACAGCGGGGTGATCCATTCGGGCATCCACTATCCCCCAGGTTCCCTGAAGGCCAAGCTGTGCGTGAGGGGCAATTCCCTCCTTTACCAGATCTGCGAGAGATACAGGCTTCCGCACAGGAGGACGGGAAAACTTACCGTGGCGGTGGAGGAGGAAGAAATGGGAGAACTGGAGAGGCTCATGCGGTGGGGGGAAGAGAATGGAGTGGAGGGTCTGAGGCTCCTGGAAGAGAAGGAGATCAGGGAGATGGAACCCAGGATAAGGGCTGTGGAAGCCCTTTATTCCCCCTCCACGGGCATAGTGGATCCCGACTCACTTCTAGAATATTTCCGGGCGAGGGCCTCTCAGAAAGGTGCCATCTTGGTCACCAGGACGGAGGTCACGGGTATTCGGAAGGTGGTGGATGGGTATGAGCTGAGGGGGATCAGCGGGGGGGAGGAATTTGAAATAAAAGCCAGCAGCGTGGTCAACTGTGCCGGCCTCAGCTCGGACAGAGTGGCTTCTCTGGTGGGTTTGAGGGTGGACGAGCTCGGCTACAGGATCCACTACTGTAAGGGCGATTATTTCAGGTTCAACAGACCACCCGTGAGAATGCCCGTGTACCCCGTTCCCCGAGGTGAGGGGTTGGGGATCCATCTCACTCCCGACCTGGGGGGAACCGTGAGGGCTGGACCCAACGCTTACTATGTTTCACAGCCGGAATACGGTGTGACTTCGGAGGAGCTTGAATTCAGGAAAGAGATAGGGAGGTTCCTGCCCTCCATTCAGGAGTACCAGCTCATACCCGAGTTTTCGGGAGTGAGACCCAAACTGCATGGTCCTGGGGAGGGGTTCAGGGACTTCGTCATAAGGCACGAAGCCGATAGGGGGTTTTTCGGTTTCATAAACTTGGTAGGCATAGAGTCACCCGGTCTTACGGCAGCCCCAGCCATAGCGGAATTGGTTGGGGAGATTTACGAAGAGGAGATCAAGGGCTAG
- a CDS encoding adenylate kinase family protein, with the protein MKRLVIAVTGTPGTGKTSFALELSKKIGGRLIRLNELVERERAYTEEGEEKVVKLREMIRAVGRILKETEGPVVIEGHLSHFLPTRYLSHVVVLRTHPKLLEKRLRERGYPEGKVKDNVEAEALDLILWEAVQRHGEKVYEIDTSKRRNTVSLFLQALEKGTRLPPGKVRWLEEYLNLKERAGRRKT; encoded by the coding sequence TTGAAGAGACTCGTGATAGCCGTCACGGGAACTCCCGGGACGGGAAAAACGAGCTTTGCCTTGGAATTGAGCAAGAAAATAGGGGGCAGGCTGATCAGGCTCAACGAACTGGTGGAAAGGGAAAGGGCCTACACGGAGGAAGGGGAGGAAAAGGTTGTCAAACTAAGGGAAATGATCAGGGCCGTGGGTAGGATCCTGAAAGAGACGGAAGGCCCCGTGGTGATCGAAGGACATCTCTCCCACTTCCTTCCGACGAGATACCTCTCCCATGTGGTGGTGTTGAGAACCCATCCCAAACTCTTGGAAAAGAGGCTGAGGGAAAGGGGTTACCCTGAGGGGAAAGTAAAAGACAACGTGGAGGCGGAGGCTTTGGACCTCATCCTTTGGGAGGCGGTACAGAGACATGGAGAGAAGGTTTATGAGATAGACACGAGCAAGAGGAGAAACACCGTTTCCCTTTTCCTGCAGGCCCTGGAGAAAGGTACCAGGTTGCCCCCTGGGAAGGTGAGGTGGCTCGAGGAATACTTAAACCTCAAGGAGCGCGCCGGAAGACGTAAAACCTAA
- a CDS encoding sugar phosphate nucleotidyltransferase: protein MKGLILAGGFATRLGAIGEVFPKAMLMVEGNTLVGHLLSKLERLGIETVITTNRRFAEFFRSYPHVLVEEATREEEKLGAVTAIANAIRKEEIREDLLVVCADNYFSSDLRGFVSSYQGDPTVGVYYAGGDPGMRLQEMATVKFCGSESYPPPTQSFCLEDFKEKVDPPLSPYVSTGLYLFPPKIFPILLEYSAEKKRDAPGFFIQHLMERGITVRGYLLGGEWFDASYQNYLLMFKDSKLVRRDEDLIQFRRESGGMVMLLSFLRKGGMYYVSKGERLLFFIEGGVEMKMGMKRMRVRGREVVEIPPGEEVSLLNPSHPYSIFLSLKWE, encoded by the coding sequence ATGAAGGGTCTCATCCTAGCCGGTGGTTTCGCCACCCGTCTCGGCGCCATAGGGGAGGTCTTTCCCAAAGCCATGCTGATGGTGGAAGGAAACACCCTTGTGGGACATCTCCTCTCCAAGCTCGAAAGACTGGGAATAGAAACCGTGATCACCACCAACAGGCGTTTCGCGGAATTCTTCCGTTCCTATCCCCATGTCTTGGTGGAGGAAGCCACGAGGGAAGAGGAGAAGCTGGGGGCCGTGACGGCCATAGCCAACGCCATAAGAAAGGAAGAGATCAGGGAGGATTTGTTGGTGGTGTGTGCCGACAACTATTTCTCCTCCGACCTGAGGGGTTTCGTTTCTTCTTACCAGGGCGACCCCACGGTGGGGGTTTACTACGCTGGAGGGGATCCGGGAATGCGCCTGCAGGAGATGGCCACGGTGAAGTTTTGTGGAAGTGAATCCTACCCCCCTCCCACCCAAAGCTTCTGTCTGGAGGACTTCAAGGAAAAGGTGGATCCTCCCCTCAGCCCCTACGTGAGCACCGGCCTCTACCTCTTTCCCCCCAAGATTTTCCCCATCCTGCTGGAATATTCTGCCGAGAAGAAAAGGGATGCTCCCGGATTCTTCATCCAGCACCTGATGGAGAGGGGAATCACGGTGAGGGGATACTTGCTCGGAGGGGAATGGTTCGATGCCTCCTACCAAAACTATCTCCTGATGTTCAAAGATTCAAAACTGGTGAGGAGGGATGAGGACCTCATCCAGTTCAGGAGGGAAAGCGGAGGAATGGTGATGCTCCTTTCCTTCCTCAGGAAGGGAGGAATGTATTACGTTTCCAAGGGGGAGAGACTCCTCTTCTTCATAGAGGGAGGGGTGGAGATGAAGATGGGGATGAAGAGGATGAGGGTGAGGGGGAGGGAGGTGGTGGAAATCCCTCCAGGGGAAGAAGTGAGTCTACTCAATCCCTCCCATCCCTACTCGATCTTCCTATCCCTCAAATGGGAGTAG
- a CDS encoding adenylosuccinate synthetase: MGRGKGERLPCILVCGGQWGDEGKGKIVAYLSLKYKPHIVVRAGVGPNAGHTVYFAGKRFGLRQVPCGFVYEGARLLIGPGVLVNPEVLLKEMEETGVKGRLGVDGGCAIIEPKHIERDRSSEHLSKKIGTTGSGCGPANVDRVNRVAKLAREVEELKPFLTDVPLELNEALNQGKKVLVEGSQGFGLSLIHGTYPYVTSKDTCAGTMLADVGIGPTKVSEVLLVFKAYATRVGEGTFPTEIPAEEAERLGWVEYGTVTGRRRRVGHFDFEMARRAALINGATQIAITCLDKVFKECAGARRVEELSERAKEFVRKVEEATGTPVTLLSTGEEMENTIDLSRGRL; this comes from the coding sequence ATGGGAAGAGGAAAAGGTGAGCGTTTGCCCTGCATCTTGGTCTGCGGTGGCCAATGGGGAGACGAGGGGAAGGGAAAGATCGTCGCCTATCTCTCCCTCAAGTACAAACCCCACATAGTGGTCAGAGCGGGGGTGGGCCCGAACGCAGGACACACGGTTTATTTTGCTGGGAAAAGGTTTGGCCTCCGACAAGTTCCCTGCGGTTTCGTTTACGAAGGAGCCAGGCTCCTGATAGGTCCGGGAGTCCTGGTGAATCCGGAAGTCCTCCTCAAGGAAATGGAAGAAACGGGAGTGAAGGGAAGACTGGGAGTCGACGGGGGATGTGCCATCATAGAACCCAAACACATAGAAAGGGACAGGAGCTCCGAACATCTGAGCAAGAAAATTGGGACCACGGGAAGCGGATGTGGACCGGCGAACGTCGACAGGGTGAACAGGGTGGCCAAACTGGCCAGGGAAGTGGAAGAGCTGAAGCCTTTCCTAACCGACGTTCCCCTGGAACTAAACGAGGCCCTGAACCAGGGAAAAAAGGTACTCGTGGAAGGGAGTCAGGGTTTCGGACTTTCCCTCATCCACGGCACCTATCCTTACGTCACCAGCAAGGACACCTGTGCGGGAACGATGCTGGCCGATGTGGGAATAGGACCAACCAAAGTCTCGGAGGTGCTCCTGGTCTTCAAAGCCTATGCCACAAGGGTGGGTGAGGGAACCTTCCCCACCGAGATACCGGCGGAAGAGGCTGAAAGGCTGGGGTGGGTGGAATACGGTACCGTCACGGGAAGGAGGAGGAGGGTGGGACATTTTGACTTCGAAATGGCGAGGAGGGCAGCCCTCATCAACGGGGCCACGCAGATAGCCATCACCTGTCTGGACAAAGTCTTCAAGGAATGTGCTGGGGCCAGAAGGGTGGAGGAGCTGAGCGAGAGGGCCAAGGAATTCGTGAGAAAGGTGGAAGAAGCCACGGGAACCCCCGTCACCCTCCTCTCGACGGGAGAGGAAATGGAAAACACGATAGACCTGAGCAGGGGCAGACTTTGA
- a CDS encoding beta-galactosidase, with translation MKKILSAVAISIVVLLSTVLFFHLGQKPSEESPYLFTRDWIGKGNLWVFDQPPLAYLRELGATGTAFSVYYHGFNEYDWDYVKTLHRHGFKVTANLPLGQGTTTENMQLREEAAKRDIHNNPIFLLGLEGLYNMCGNHPLWREFLMNRIAEQARGGVDGILLDEPGDLGDCFCDHCMQAFNHYLADHYSPGELQHLFGIADLSSFNYREYLLAHGGSQWWDDPNPQLQLAYLQFRYSERVKFIGELIQHARQAAGWELPVTANVYGLEPNHQIFVPLLDFVIFEMPLTLEVHPNMPHLRPRPGKHFTTYLLAEALDPEKPFSAFPDVFELLHLSEDEWWLWRQWLAEARALGASFMIPYQAYVYGGERSYTLPADRISPYIRFFAEHPQYYENLERIAKIALLYDLHSTLINRYTWRTYLAWESFENLGLMLQEAHLPFEVVYRGDGKFVKKPLTLEGLEKYSVVVVPRYYDLDQDTLNLLQQYSAGGGLVLKCDDLADDSQLIPTLKGLKIDFGLETNASQDLSLVAYRGKDSLLVHLINYRYNRQALDFSDLTNIRVTLTLPEGLTLEGKTLKILSPDEGELTLDFILEGGRVTFTLPRLHCYSVASFE, from the coding sequence ATGAAAAAAATCCTTTCCGCAGTGGCGATATCGATCGTGGTCCTTCTCTCCACCGTTCTGTTCTTCCACCTGGGCCAAAAACCCTCCGAGGAATCCCCCTACCTTTTTACTAGGGACTGGATTGGAAAGGGAAACCTCTGGGTATTCGACCAGCCACCCTTAGCCTACCTGAGGGAGCTAGGTGCCACGGGGACGGCCTTTTCAGTTTACTACCACGGCTTCAACGAGTACGATTGGGATTACGTGAAAACCCTGCATCGACATGGCTTCAAGGTCACCGCCAACCTCCCGCTGGGACAGGGAACTACCACCGAAAACATGCAACTCAGGGAAGAAGCGGCCAAGAGGGACATCCACAACAATCCCATCTTCCTGCTGGGGCTGGAAGGCCTCTACAACATGTGTGGCAATCACCCGCTCTGGCGCGAGTTCCTCATGAACAGAATAGCCGAGCAGGCACGGGGGGGTGTGGACGGAATACTCCTCGACGAACCGGGGGATCTGGGGGACTGTTTTTGCGACCACTGCATGCAAGCCTTCAACCATTATCTGGCCGACCATTACTCCCCAGGCGAGCTGCAGCATCTCTTCGGAATAGCGGATCTTTCCTCTTTCAACTACAGGGAATATCTTCTGGCACACGGGGGTTCCCAGTGGTGGGACGACCCCAACCCGCAGTTGCAGCTCGCGTACCTCCAGTTCAGGTACTCCGAAAGGGTAAAGTTCATCGGAGAACTCATCCAGCACGCCAGGCAAGCAGCGGGATGGGAGCTTCCTGTAACGGCAAACGTGTACGGGCTGGAACCGAACCACCAGATCTTCGTTCCCCTCCTCGATTTCGTGATTTTCGAGATGCCCTTAACCCTTGAGGTCCATCCCAACATGCCCCATCTCAGACCCAGACCAGGCAAACATTTCACCACCTACCTCCTCGCCGAGGCCCTCGACCCGGAGAAGCCCTTCTCCGCCTTTCCCGATGTCTTCGAACTGCTCCACCTCTCGGAGGATGAGTGGTGGTTATGGAGACAATGGCTGGCGGAGGCGAGGGCCTTAGGGGCCTCCTTCATGATACCATACCAAGCCTACGTCTACGGAGGGGAGCGATCCTATACCCTCCCCGCCGACCGGATTTCCCCCTACATCAGATTCTTCGCCGAGCATCCCCAGTATTACGAGAACTTGGAAAGGATAGCCAAGATAGCATTACTCTACGACCTGCATTCCACCCTGATCAACCGGTACACCTGGAGGACCTATCTAGCCTGGGAGAGCTTCGAGAACTTGGGACTGATGTTGCAGGAAGCTCATCTTCCCTTCGAAGTGGTGTACAGGGGAGACGGAAAGTTCGTAAAGAAGCCCTTGACACTGGAGGGACTAGAAAAGTACAGCGTAGTGGTGGTACCGAGGTACTACGACCTCGACCAAGATACCCTCAACCTCCTGCAGCAGTACTCGGCTGGGGGAGGCCTCGTTTTGAAGTGCGACGATCTGGCCGACGACTCCCAACTCATACCAACCCTGAAGGGGTTGAAAATCGATTTCGGACTGGAAACGAACGCCTCCCAAGACCTGTCTTTGGTGGCCTACCGGGGAAAGGACTCTCTCTTGGTCCACCTGATAAACTATAGATACAACAGGCAGGCACTCGACTTCTCAGACCTAACGAACATACGGGTGACCTTAACCCTTCCCGAGGGTCTTACCCTGGAGGGAAAAACGCTGAAGATCCTCAGTCCGGACGAGGGGGAGCTCACACTGGATTTCATACTGGAGGGGGGAAGGGTCACTTTCACCCTCCCCCGTCTCCACTGTTATTCCGTTGCCTCTTTCGAGTGA
- the speD gene encoding adenosylmethionine decarboxylase — MIVGRHIVAELYGVEERLIAKRDEIEKLLEEVVKKAKLTRVGSIFKQFRPKGVTAVVLISESHISLHTWPEYGLVNLDIFTCGDPSKAEKVFELILKRLKPKSYRRVVLDRG; from the coding sequence ATGATAGTAGGGAGGCATATAGTGGCAGAACTCTATGGAGTAGAGGAGAGGCTCATCGCCAAGAGGGACGAGATAGAGAAATTGCTGGAGGAAGTGGTGAAAAAAGCGAAGCTCACGAGAGTGGGGAGTATCTTCAAACAGTTCAGGCCGAAGGGCGTTACGGCTGTGGTCCTCATCTCGGAAAGTCATATTTCTTTGCATACTTGGCCGGAATATGGCCTTGTGAATTTGGATATCTTCACATGCGGTGATCCCTCGAAAGCGGAGAAAGTTTTTGAGCTCATCCTGAAGAGGCTCAAGCCCAAATCCTACCGAAGGGTGGTTTTGGACAGGGGTTAA
- a CDS encoding bis-aminopropyl spermidine synthase family protein has translation MERIERQILQGLLGKGEAGVYELLSVQDGSLKEFLKALESLEKKGKVEVRGDRVRMLEEGRFLPGVKCGKCRGTGYSLTFGKLLKEFRKRTKKRPPPLEGYTQAYMLEEEVVRRVEFIYERGDLQGRILVIGDDDLFSIAASLTLLPEEVVVAEIDGRLVEFLNSMARREGWRLRALVYDVRDPLPEELVGKFDVSVTEPVESLPGLELFLSRAVSALKGVGGALYFGLTTLEASRRKWLEVERRLLKMGLVITDIRRNFSLYPPTFAGEEKTLFFRKFGRATVPWYASSLIRAEVLEGPRPLVRGRKRLGKELYSDGETLATPI, from the coding sequence ATGGAAAGAATAGAGAGGCAAATCCTGCAGGGATTGTTGGGAAAAGGGGAGGCTGGAGTATACGAGCTCCTTTCCGTTCAGGATGGTTCCCTCAAGGAGTTTCTGAAGGCTCTGGAAAGCCTGGAGAAAAAGGGGAAGGTGGAGGTGAGAGGGGATAGGGTCAGGATGTTGGAGGAGGGAAGGTTTCTGCCGGGGGTGAAGTGTGGAAAATGCCGGGGCACGGGGTATTCTCTCACCTTCGGGAAGCTCCTGAAGGAATTCAGGAAAAGGACGAAGAAACGTCCTCCTCCCCTGGAGGGATACACCCAAGCCTACATGTTGGAGGAAGAGGTGGTGAGGAGGGTGGAGTTCATCTACGAGAGGGGAGACCTTCAAGGAAGGATTTTGGTCATAGGGGATGATGATCTCTTCAGCATAGCCGCCTCCCTTACCCTCCTCCCCGAAGAAGTGGTGGTGGCGGAGATAGATGGAAGATTGGTGGAGTTCCTCAATTCCATGGCCAGAAGGGAGGGATGGAGGCTCAGGGCCCTGGTCTACGATGTTCGGGATCCCTTGCCGGAGGAATTGGTGGGGAAGTTCGATGTTTCGGTAACGGAACCGGTGGAGAGTCTGCCGGGTTTGGAGCTTTTCCTTTCTCGGGCGGTTTCGGCGCTGAAGGGTGTGGGGGGAGCCCTCTACTTTGGACTCACCACCTTGGAAGCCTCCAGGAGGAAGTGGCTGGAAGTGGAGAGGAGACTGTTGAAGATGGGATTGGTGATCACGGATATTCGCAGGAACTTCAGCCTCTATCCTCCCACCTTTGCGGGAGAGGAAAAGACCCTCTTCTTCCGGAAATTCGGGAGGGCCACGGTTCCTTGGTACGCCTCCAGCCTGATCAGGGCAGAGGTTTTGGAGGGTCCCAGACCCTTGGTAAGGGGAAGGAAAAGACTGGGGAAGGAGCTCTATTCCGATGGGGAGACGCTTGCTACTCCCATTTGA